The following proteins come from a genomic window of Chryseobacterium glaciei:
- the ftsZ gene encoding cell division protein FtsZ, which yields MENIGTQGFSFDLPKGNSSIIKVIGVGGGGNNALKHMYEKGIHGVDFVICNTDAQTLDNNPVSNKVQLGTTITEGLGAGADPEVGEKSAIESIEEIKAAMGQNTKMVFITAGMGGGTGTGAAPVIAKVAKDMGILTVGIVTVPFSFEGKRRLEQAELGLEKLRNNVDSLIVINNDKLRQQFGNLGFKQGFSKADEVLTNAAKGMAEVITGYFDVNIDFRDAKSVLQNSGTALMSTGTASGENKADEAVRKALDSPLLNDNKITGAKNVLLLIRSGKEEVTMDEIGIIMDHIQKEAGHTADIIFGVGADEELGDAVSVLVIATGFSNDDKKFAGPTEKIRISLNDKLDSNKTSPFKTREEREVAPEHGYDFGGKNLFRLDDEDHDTPQFKSVSTEKKMIIEDEEVKTEIKFSDREEDTLDSPIQTWRNDDEEQDAYNLFAFDEDNDPNDLEIQSFSFETEEKKQEPKTNISTNSYSEEKPVEFSFFVNEPINEPKTDFGQPKAEFSTPTNTVAQIIEEAPKVERFYQPKEEIKTEERPSYENKTEIETPKPAESEFTFVNKTADQERVVERRNKLKEFNSRYQSFDSASEFESVPAFKRKNISIDGTNASDQNINTYLSENNGSMQVRENRFLNKDVD from the coding sequence ATGGAAAATATAGGTACACAAGGATTTTCATTTGATTTGCCAAAAGGAAATTCATCGATCATAAAGGTAATTGGTGTTGGTGGCGGTGGAAACAACGCACTGAAACACATGTACGAGAAAGGAATTCACGGGGTAGATTTCGTGATTTGTAATACAGATGCTCAGACTTTAGATAATAACCCGGTTTCAAACAAAGTTCAGTTGGGAACTACCATCACAGAAGGACTTGGCGCAGGTGCCGATCCTGAAGTTGGTGAGAAATCAGCGATTGAAAGTATTGAAGAGATCAAAGCTGCCATGGGACAAAACACCAAAATGGTTTTCATTACTGCCGGAATGGGCGGTGGAACCGGAACCGGTGCAGCTCCTGTTATTGCTAAGGTTGCTAAAGATATGGGAATCTTAACGGTAGGTATTGTTACCGTCCCTTTCAGTTTTGAAGGGAAAAGAAGATTAGAGCAGGCTGAATTAGGTCTTGAGAAATTAAGAAATAATGTTGATTCATTAATTGTAATCAATAACGATAAACTAAGACAGCAGTTTGGTAACCTCGGATTCAAACAGGGGTTCTCAAAAGCTGATGAAGTTTTAACCAACGCCGCAAAAGGTATGGCAGAGGTTATTACAGGTTACTTTGATGTAAATATTGACTTTAGAGATGCTAAATCTGTGCTTCAAAACTCCGGTACGGCTTTGATGTCTACAGGTACAGCTTCAGGTGAAAATAAAGCAGATGAAGCAGTAAGAAAAGCATTGGATTCACCATTATTGAATGACAATAAAATTACAGGTGCTAAAAATGTACTATTGTTGATCAGAAGCGGTAAAGAAGAGGTTACAATGGACGAAATCGGTATCATTATGGATCATATCCAGAAAGAAGCAGGACATACTGCTGATATCATTTTCGGGGTGGGTGCTGATGAAGAATTAGGAGATGCAGTAAGCGTTCTTGTTATCGCTACAGGTTTTTCTAATGACGATAAAAAATTCGCTGGACCAACAGAAAAAATAAGAATCAGTCTAAACGATAAATTAGATTCAAATAAAACTTCTCCTTTTAAAACAAGAGAAGAAAGAGAGGTTGCTCCTGAGCATGGATATGATTTTGGAGGAAAAAATCTTTTCAGATTGGATGACGAAGACCATGATACTCCACAGTTCAAGTCTGTCTCTACTGAAAAAAAAATGATTATCGAGGATGAAGAGGTTAAAACTGAAATAAAATTCTCTGATAGAGAGGAAGATACATTAGACAGCCCGATTCAGACTTGGAGAAATGATGACGAAGAGCAGGATGCTTACAATCTATTCGCTTTTGATGAAGATAACGATCCTAATGATCTGGAGATTCAATCTTTCTCATTCGAAACAGAAGAAAAAAAACAAGAACCTAAAACAAATATTTCTACGAATTCTTATTCTGAAGAAAAACCTGTTGAGTTCAGTTTCTTTGTAAATGAGCCTATCAATGAGCCCAAAACTGATTTCGGACAGCCAAAAGCAGAGTTTAGCACTCCAACGAATACAGTAGCTCAAATCATAGAAGAAGCTCCAAAAGTGGAACGTTTCTACCAGCCAAAGGAAGAAATAAAAACTGAAGAGAGACCTTCTTATGAAAATAAAACAGAGATCGAAACTCCAAAACCTGCTGAAAGTGAATTCACATTCGTGAACAAAACTGCAGATCAGGAAAGAGTTGTAGAAAGAAGAAATAAATTAAAAGAATTCAATTCTCGTTACCAAAGCTTTGATAGCGCAAGTGAATTCGAATCTGTTCC
- the ftsA gene encoding cell division protein FtsA, translated as MENQEYSVGLDIGTTKIVAIVGRRNAHGKIEVLGVGKAKSLGVHKGIVNNISQTINSIKAAVAEAQSSAGVPIRKVTVGIAGKHIRSLQHSDYIMREHPDKFITDDDIEALKDQVKKLVMLPGEEIIHVLPQEYKVDSEGEIQEPVGMHGKRLEANFHVVVGQMGSIRNIARCVREAGLEMEALTLEPLASSEAVLTKEEKEAGVAIVDIGGGTTDIAIFKDNIIRHTCVIPYGGGIITEDIKEGCSIIEKHAEQLKVKFGSAVPELEKDSTFVTIPGLHGRPDKEISLKTLAQIINARVEEILEMVNTELKAYGAFEQKKKLIAGIVLTGGGSNLKHLRQLANYTTGFDSRIGFANEYIANDKNQYLKGPEFATSIGLLMESLKIRDKKPVIIEEELVQEKPQQETAATVAENNAVTQQMAPVQEQEVMTQQQENKRAARLTFGQSLMEKVKKFFEEVE; from the coding sequence ATGGAAAATCAAGAGTATTCAGTAGGTCTGGACATCGGGACAACAAAGATAGTCGCGATTGTCGGAAGGAGGAATGCACACGGGAAAATAGAAGTTCTCGGTGTTGGTAAGGCCAAAAGTCTTGGAGTTCATAAAGGTATTGTAAATAATATTTCGCAAACCATCAACTCAATCAAGGCGGCTGTGGCAGAAGCACAATCCAGCGCAGGAGTTCCTATCCGTAAAGTTACGGTAGGTATTGCAGGGAAGCACATACGCTCTCTTCAGCACTCCGATTACATTATGCGTGAGCATCCCGACAAATTTATTACAGATGACGACATAGAAGCGTTAAAAGATCAGGTCAAGAAACTGGTCATGCTTCCCGGAGAAGAAATTATCCATGTTCTTCCCCAAGAATATAAAGTAGATTCAGAAGGTGAAATTCAGGAGCCTGTCGGGATGCACGGAAAGCGTCTTGAAGCCAATTTCCACGTTGTTGTGGGACAAATGGGCAGTATCCGAAACATCGCAAGATGCGTAAGAGAAGCAGGTCTGGAAATGGAAGCTCTTACATTAGAGCCTTTAGCATCTTCAGAAGCGGTACTTACAAAAGAAGAGAAAGAAGCAGGTGTTGCCATCGTTGATATTGGTGGCGGTACTACAGATATAGCAATATTTAAAGATAATATCATCCGTCATACATGCGTAATTCCTTATGGTGGCGGGATCATTACGGAAGATATTAAAGAAGGCTGTTCAATCATTGAGAAACACGCAGAGCAATTGAAGGTAAAATTCGGTTCTGCAGTTCCCGAATTGGAAAAAGACAGCACGTTTGTTACTATTCCAGGACTTCACGGAAGACCCGATAAAGAAATTTCACTGAAAACTTTAGCTCAGATTATCAATGCAAGAGTTGAAGAAATTCTTGAAATGGTAAATACCGAATTAAAGGCTTACGGAGCATTTGAACAAAAGAAAAAACTGATTGCAGGAATTGTTCTTACGGGTGGTGGATCAAATTTGAAACATCTTCGTCAATTAGCGAATTATACAACAGGTTTTGATAGTAGAATTGGTTTTGCAAATGAGTATATTGCCAATGATAAAAATCAATATTTAAAAGGTCCTGAATTTGCAACTTCTATTGGATTATTAATGGAAAGTTTAAAAATTAGGGATAAAAAACCTGTCATAATAGAAGAAGAACTCGTTCAGGAAAAACCTCAGCAGGAAACTGCAGCAACAGTAGCTGAAAATAATGCAGTTACTCAGCAGATGGCTCCGGTTCAGGAACAGGAAGTTATGACTCAACAACAGGAAAATAAAAGAGCGGCAAGATTAACTTTCGGGCAGTCGCTTATGGAAAAAGTAAAAAAATTCTTTGAAGAAGTAGAATAG
- a CDS encoding cell division protein FtsQ/DivIB: MKNKYRILKIAITVILLGFLLSFSLKKFGGQKITDNKISVKMNEKTPVYFIDEKDIRAIVNKENPSGKVGDLNIPALEKKINSLPAVDSANVYLNLNGKLNLDIKQRVPVFRLNKDGKDFYVDERGIEFPISRTYSHPCMLVTGSVKKDEYEKLAELVGKIDKDDFSKKYFIGISKDNNGDYNLLTSEGNYKVEIGDLDNIDLKVKGFKAFVEKYLVYQDPLKYNMISIKYQNQIVTTLNPYFKGNDSILKVGKLELAKVPPTTAGKNTEAKLKIAEVKKETKKPSSTSKKPKESTKPKAVTKPKAKETKKTEKKTTATKPKTKAKVKIE; this comes from the coding sequence ATGAAAAATAAATACAGAATATTAAAAATTGCTATCACAGTGATCCTTCTAGGTTTCCTGCTGAGTTTCTCATTGAAGAAATTTGGGGGTCAGAAGATTACGGATAATAAGATTTCTGTAAAAATGAATGAGAAAACTCCGGTTTATTTCATTGATGAAAAAGACATTAGAGCAATTGTAAACAAGGAAAATCCATCAGGAAAAGTGGGAGATCTTAATATTCCCGCATTGGAAAAAAAGATTAATTCACTTCCAGCGGTCGATAGTGCCAATGTCTACTTAAACCTCAATGGAAAGCTTAATTTAGATATTAAACAAAGAGTTCCTGTTTTCAGATTAAATAAAGACGGAAAAGACTTTTATGTAGACGAAAGAGGAATTGAATTTCCTATTTCCAGAACCTATTCACATCCTTGCATGTTGGTGACAGGAAGTGTGAAAAAAGATGAATACGAAAAATTAGCTGAATTGGTTGGGAAGATCGACAAAGATGATTTCAGTAAAAAATATTTCATCGGAATCTCAAAAGACAATAACGGAGATTACAATCTTCTGACAAGTGAAGGAAATTATAAAGTAGAAATAGGAGATTTAGATAATATAGACCTAAAAGTAAAAGGTTTTAAGGCTTTTGTAGAGAAATATCTCGTTTATCAGGATCCTTTAAAGTACAATATGATCTCTATTAAGTATCAGAATCAGATTGTTACCACTTTGAATCCTTATTTTAAAGGTAATGACAGTATTCTAAAAGTTGGGAAATTAGAACTGGCAAAAGTTCCGCCAACCACGGCAGGAAAAAACACAGAAGCTAAACTTAAAATAGCAGAAGTAAAAAAAGAGACGAAAAAACCAAGCTCAACTTCAAAAAAACCGAAGGAAAGCACAAAGCCAAAAGCAGTAACCAAACCCAAGGCAAAAGAAACAAAAAAAACAGAGAAGAAAACTACGGCAACAAAGCCGAAAACAAAGGCAAAGGTTAAAATAGAATAA